A genome region from Littorina saxatilis isolate snail1 linkage group LG16, US_GU_Lsax_2.0, whole genome shotgun sequence includes the following:
- the LOC138950688 gene encoding zinc finger protein 813-like — protein sequence MLNKMSSVQLIVLFCVLSDHFALSTIWRCGHQLYEFGPNICCGGKVHKVDFGDVAPRCCGDQPYNIYNSSTNCCNKRLIVFTREPNLRCCNKKTYNMLTHSCCYRRVKLGGTNHSCCGSQAYNVNTHICCGFAVQEGRYPCCDTLSYNKTTHTCCKGHLQPAVTDHGCCNTVAYNTRTHTCCGRGKHVYPGGIGRYCCGKETYDYDTQDCCEGAVQPGGRDYHCCSSQSYNWRTQTCCQGKVHAGGYGHYCCGSEAYNMTSHSCCRGKVHEGGYGHNCCGNKAYKRASHTCCKGKVHVGGPDCCGNKAYNWASHTCCKGEVQAGGYGHYCCGSQAYTMTSHTCCKGTVQAGGYGHYCCGSEAYNMTSHSCCRGKINAGGSGFRCCGTAAYNVQNHGCCGNETYDKETQVCCANTVKSAGPSLKCCNTELYNKETHTCCDGRIQPGGKRHLCCGAQAYSYKYGEQSCCGEKLYNTTTHVCCLSQTYSKTTHSCCRYGQPYNKMTQTCCRMVIQAGGMDHGCCNLHAFNTTTHNCCRSHILPGGLDFRCCGGQTYNTTSHRCCGRKISLRSGSRC from the exons ATGTTG aacaAAATGTCATCTGTTCAACTGATCGTTCTGTTTTGCGTTCTCAGTGACCACTTTGCCCTGTCTACAA tATGGCGATGTGGACACCAGCTGTATGAATTTGGCCCTAACATCTGTTGTGGAGGCAAAGTCCACAAAGTCGATTTTGGCGATGTCGCCCCACGGTGTTGCGGAGATCAACCTTACAACATCTACAACTCGTCCACCAACTGTTGCAATAAACGGCTTATCGTGTTCACACGGGAGCCCAACCTACGCTGCTGCAACAAGAAAACGTACAATATGCTCACCCACAGCTGCTGCTATCGTAGGGTGAAGCTAGGGGGCACCAACCACTCGTGCTGTGGGAGTCAGGCGTACAACgtcaacacacacatatgttGCGGCTTTGCCGTCCAAGAGGGGCGTTATCCTTGCTGCGACACCCTGTCCTACAACAAGACAACGCACACCTGCTGCAAAGGCCATCTTCAGCCAGCTGTAACGGACCACGGCTGCTGCAATACTGTAGCCTACAACACCAGAACGCACACCTGCTGTGGACGTGGCAAGCACGTCTATCCAGGTGGAATTGGTCGTTACTGCTGCGGGAAAGAAACGTACGATTACGACACACAGGACTGCTGTGAAGGCGCGGTGCAGCCAGGGGGTCGTGACTATCACTGTTGTTCTAGCCAGTCTTACAACTGGAGGACACAGACATGTTGCCAAGGCAAAGTCCACGCAGGCGGGTACGGGCACTATTGCTGCGGTAGTGAAGCCTATAACATGACATCGCACAGCTGTTGCAGAGGCAAAGTCCACGAAGGCGGGTACGGGCATAATTGCTGCGGCAATAAAGCCTATAAAAGGGCATCACACACCTGTTGTAAAGGCAAAGTCCACGTAGGCGGACCGGATTGCTGCGGCAATAAAGCCTATAACTGGGCATCACACACCTGTTGTAAAGGCGAAGTCCAAGCAGGCGGGTACGGGCATTATTGCTGCGGCAGTCAAGCCTATACCATGACATCGCACACCTGTTGTAAAGGCACAGTCCAAGCAGGCGGGTACGGGCACTATTGCTGCGGCAGTGAAGCCTATAACATGACATCGCACAGCTGTTGCAGAGGCAAAATCAACGCAGGTGGGAGCGGCTTTCGTTGCTGCGGAACTGCCGCTTACAATGTCCAAAATCACGGGTGTTGCGGGAACGAGACCTACGACAAGGAAACCCAAGTCTGCTGTGCCAACACCGTCAAGTCTGCAGGACCTTCCCTTAAGTGTTGCAATACTGAGCTCTACaacaaagagacacacacatgctgTGACGGTCGGATCCAACCAGGCGGTAAACGTCATCTCTGTTGCGGAGCCCAGGCTTACAGTTACAAATACGGGGAACAAAGCTGCTGCGGAGAAAAACTCTACAACACCACGACTCACGTCTGCTGCCTGTCTCAAACCTACAGCAAGACTACCCACAGCTGTTGCCGGTATGGCCAGCCATACAACAAGATGACACAAACATGCTGCAGGATGGTCATCCAGGCAGGGGGGATGGACCACGGTTGTTGCAACCTCCATGCCTTCAACACAACAACGCACAATTGCTGCAGAAGCCACATCCTACCAGGCGGCCTCGACTTCCGATGTTGCGGAGGCCAAACGTACAACACAACCTCACACAGATGTTGCGGGAGAAAAATAAGCTTACGCTCAGGGAGCCGGTGCTAA